The window TGGAGAACCACCCTTAACATGCTCTGATATTTACCATCTGTGGATTATCGAAAGGGGGACTGTCCTGGACCCTACAAGAATCTGCTTATCCAGGCGCAAATCCTGCAAGAATGCGGGAACAGTGATGCACTCTTTCCAGAACTGCCACTGAGAACATGTGCAAGACACAAAGGTAGCAAGAATCCAATTCTAACAGAGGGGAAAGGAGGGAGATGCGGTGGGACAGCGGGGATGTCTGTTTGTGAGACTCAGATCCATGTGAGCAAGCAGCAATGAGGACCTGATCCCCAGGAAGATTCCCACAGCAAACAGCAGCTTTCTGAACCTTGAGTACCAGCAGTTAGAAGTCACGCCGAACCAGCAAGCTGCATTTTTGCAGGCAGGCACACCCCAAACTTCCTGTCCTCAGAGGGAAATCTCACTCCCTGTGGACTCAGGGGAGTGTCCAGCTGAGGTGGATTTGCAGGCCAGGATCTTCCTGTGCGGGTGCCAGCAGCTAAACCAACCTACAGTGTTTCCCCTAGGATCCAGTCATGAGACTGAGGGCACTCCCTGGCAGCACCAGAGACTCTCAAGCTGGCTCAAGTCATCCAAAGAACTTGAGGTCCTGTGAGGAAAGTGACCCATTTTAAAGATGCGCCCCTTCCCCAAAAGTAGCCTTCCCGAGCAGCCTTGGCAGAAGCCCTAACAGTGGGTACCCTTTACTCtgctggcagccagtgcagccaCCCGGGAGGATGGACCCTTGAGGTCCAACACACTCCAGGGCTCTCCGGAGGTCTCCCTCAAGGCATCTGTGTATCACCCAGCCGACCAGAGAGAAGCCACTGCCTACAAGCCAAGGGGGCAAAGGAGTTGGGAAACTTTCCACAAGAACCTCAAGGGGCTGTTCAGCAGCCTCCTTCATGcgtcctcctcccccaccccaaaatctgTCAGGGGCTCAGAGGTGACTGAAGGCCATCCTCTCTCGGGAAATCCAGGACTTCTGGGCAGCAGAGGGGCACCTCAGCTGGAGCCAATGGGTAGCTTCAAGCGGTGTGGAGAAATGGGTGTGCATGACACAGAGCAAGGAGGGTGGGCGCTGGGTGGGCCTGGCACCGGTCTCTCCCCAGGGGGGCAGGGAAGGCACCTGGTGGTTTCTGGGCTGCCTCCTCACTCTGCAACCGTTTCCCACCAGAGGTTAGATGTTCTGGCAGCAAGGGGCTTGTCTCCCTTCCTGGTGGGTGGGCAGGACTTTGATGGGCTCGATGGTGGTGCTGTGGCTGAACTCTGCCTCGGGCTGCCCTCCAGCAAGTTGCCGCTGGGATACAATCCGGTAGATTTCTGGAGGgtaagaaaacaaagaagaagaagagatcaagaaaaggtggcaagaatatacagaagacctgtataggaaggataacaatatcggggatagctttgacggggtggtcagtgagctagagccagacatcctgaagagtgaggttgagtgggccttaagaagcattgctaataacaaggcaacaggagacgacggcatcccagctgaactgttcaaaatcttgcaagatgatgctgtcaaggtaatgcatgctatatgccagcaaatttggaaaacacaagaatggccatcagactggaaaaaatcaacttatatccccataccaaaaaagggaaacactaaagaatgttcaaactatcgaacagtggcactcatttcacatgccagtaaggtaatgctcaagatcctgcaaggtagacttcagcagttcatggagcgagaattgccagatgtacaagctgggtttagaaaaggcagaggaactagagaccaaattgccaatatccgctggataatggaaaaagccagggagtttcagaaaaacatctatttctgttttattgactattctaaagcctttgactgtgtggaccataacaaattgtggcaagttcttagtggtacggggataccaagtcatcttgtatgcctcctgaagaatctgtataacgaccaagtagcaacagtaagaacagaccacggaacaacagactggtttaagattgggaaaggagtacggcagggctgtatcctctcaccctacctattcaacttgtacgcagaacacatcatgcgacaagctgggcttgaggcatccaaggctggagttaaaatcgctggaggaaacattaacaatctcagatatgcagatgataccactttgatggctgaaagcgaagaggaactgaggagccttatgatgaaggtgaaagaagaaagtgcaaaagctggtttgcagctaaacctcaaaaaaaccaagattatggcaaccagcttgattgataactggcaaatagagggagaaaatgtagaagcagtgaaagactttgtattcctaggtgcgaagattactgcagatgctgactgcagtcaggaaatcagaagacgcttaatccttggaagaagagcaatgacaaatctcgataaaatagttaagagcagagacatcacactgacaacaaaggtccgcatagttaaaacaatggtgttccccgtagtaacatatggttgagagagctggaccataaggaaggctgagcgaaggaagatcgatgcttttgaactgtggtgttggaggaaaattctgagagtgccttggactgccagaagatcaaaccagtccatcctccagaaaataaagccagactgctcacttgagggaatgatattaaaggccaaactgaaatactttggccacataatgagaagacaggacaccctggagaagatgctgatgctagggagagtggaaggcaaaaggaagaggggccgaccaagggcaaggtggatggatgatattctagaggtgacggactcgtccctgaggaagctgggggtgttgacgaccgacaggaagctctggcgtgggctggtccatgaagtcacgaagagtcggaagcgactaaacgaataaacaaagaaaacaaagaggaggCCAAGTGGAGAGGGAAGCCTGTCCTGGCCTCAAGCAGAAGCAGGAGTGTGAAATCATGACCACAGGGGAGTAGATTAGGGCAGTAGATCCCAAGCAATGGGCCCACACACCTCCGATTCCCCTCCTGAAGTATATTAAAGGCTACAGTATATCATTATAATTAGTTTCACAAACGCCCTTGCATAATGTCATGTTCTCTCTGCAAAGGGAGTCAGTAAACACTGATGTCATGCTGAAGTGACTTCTCCCTTCAGTGTTTACCGACTCCGTCTGCACATTCAGCAGTCAGAACATGGGGATTTCCAAGTGCTTTTATTTGGCACCTATAAAGGGGAGGGGTTCGGATGGCCTCCTCATCTGGTGGGCTGCAAAACTTTCAACAAATAACAGGATCTAGCGGCCTTCTTAAAAGGAAAATCAGAACTGCTGAAGTAGGGAATGGACCTCCACTCCTTACGCCCGCAGAAGTTAGGAGGTGACACTGCAGAGCAGGTGTAGAAGCTGCTTAGACAGAGGCATCTTCTGGCCTTGCCCAACGTCTTGAGCACAAAACAGCCTAATGAACTCTGGCCACAGAATACACAAAGGCCCAAAATACAAACAAACCTGTACGGAGTTGAAACTAGCTCAGCTGTACATGACCTGTTTGCACCTGGTGTGTGAACGCAGCCTGTGTCAAAGGTTGGCCAAGTACTCCCCAGAGCACGCCTGCCCTCGCACTGGGCACAGCTTCCTCTAAAGTGAAACTGTCCTGTCTGCCCAAGATGGGCCTGCGGGCACTGCTCGAACGGGGTTCTGATTTGGACCGTGCCTTCCCAGACACGGTTTTGGCAGGAAGATCTTGCTGCAGGGAACTCCAGTTAAGCCTTCCTGGTGCTATGAACATCCAAGGTGCTTCGTGGGCCCCGTCAGAGCCCGTCCCATCAGCAAGCGCTGGGTCTGCCTGCCTTTCGCCACCCAGATTAGTGCACAACCAGGGTCCACCCAGGTGGGTGCGAAGGGAGAACTCGACGTACCTGTCAGGATATTGTGAAAGGCCGTCTCCACGTTGGTGGAATCCAGAGCGGACGTCTCTATGAAAGACAAGCCGTTCTTTTCTATGGCAGGCgaagagacagaaagagacaccAGTCAGGGCTTGTCCACCCACGGTCTCTCTGACAGGCTCCATCCAACCCTCGTGTGCTTCTCAGACCAGTGCTGTGGCTCAAATCAGCTTTGTTGAAAGGCATCTCCCACCTTTCTAGGCACCCCCACCCCCGAGTGACACCACCGTTGGGCACCAACCTCAGAACATCTGCAGCTGGCAAGGAAAATGGCGCCACCCGAAGAACATCCCTTCCCACAGGTCCCTGTACCAGACTGTCTTCCTCTCAGttaaatccagattttttttcttagggCTTTGCAGatccattttatgttttaatgtatATCTTTATCTTctggttttaaaatgttttgtaagACACTctgggaaaacttttttttttttgaactgcagcatataaatacataaaattaggCTGAATGTTTTACAGTACtccatccattttaaaaatagtgaGGTTATGTGTCCAGAAGACACAGCAAAAGTTCAGAATGAGGATCCAGGAatgttaggggttttttttttaatcttaaaaaaagaacacacatTTCTAGCTCCCAAGATTGTAAACCATGAACGGACAACCCACCGACCACCCCCAAGACCTCCTCAAACCCTGCTGCTGGAAATTTAGTGGGCAAACCAGAGTTTTCCAGATGAATTAATTCTGCCCCTGCCCTAATTTAGAAGTGAGTGATAAAATCAGTGACACCGTCACACCCCAGGGCTTGCCACGTGCCTCCAATGGCCAGCGGAAAAGACACACAGACTTCAATGTGACTGCCTCCTCCTGTTCAGCAGATACAAAGCTCAGGGAGGGGACTTGGCTGAGTCTCTGTCCCCCATGCTGGCACCCGAGGGCAATGCCCCTTGCTCCAGGCGCAGGAAACTCCCGGTCAAAAACCTTGAAGATTCGGTAGGTAGGCCGACCACGCGGACCAGCAACCTGGCCCAGAGACACCCTGAGGCTCTCCTCCGTCACAGGAGGATGCAAGGGTGATGCCCGAGGCTTGGCTAATGGGCACACTGAACAGATTAGCATGAATCAGTCACATGCCCAAGTCACTTCCTGTGGTGAAGAGGAATGAGCAAAGTGTTCTGAGGTGCCCAAATCTCCTCTAATGAAGGGAGGGGCCCTGGAGCCCTACCCATTGGGCAAGGGAGCCCTACCTGCAAAGCTCTTGGCCTCGTCAGTGGGCACGGCCCGCAGGTGGCGCAGATCACTCTTGTTGCCCACGAGCATGATGACAATGTTGGCATCAGCGTGGTCCTGCAGCTCCTTCAGCCAGCGCTCCGCGTTCTCATAGGTCAGGTACTTGGCGATGTCATAAACGAGAAGGGCGCCGACCGCTCCCCGGTAGtagctgcagggggtgggggagatggggagGGGTGGAGTCACCTGGCAGCAGAAGCGAACCTTCGGCGATTTCTCCATCCAACCAAACTGGAGGCACCTAGTCCAACATGGCCCCCACCCCTCCGTCTTGCAGGTGGCTGTGTGGCTTTGCACAGGCATCTCAGCTGTGGCCAGAACAAGTACAAAGCCTTGTAGGACCCTCTCGCTAAGCCCGGGTATCTGCATCTGAGTTAATGGCTATCAGTTGTTAGCAGCACAAATGGGCTAACAACTGCAGTGAGGATTACTacatcacaggtagtccttgcttaatgaccgttcatttaacaatggtctgaagttatgacaaccttggaaaaagtgctttacaacctgtacttgcacttacaactgttgcaaaccatcacaccaccccgcggtcacatgattgcaattcaggcacttggcagccagcttgcatttacgaccagtaaCGGCATCCTGCGGTCTCATGatcatccattggggaagctggattcgcttaacaaccatggtgattcgcttaataaccaccataaaaatggtcataaaatcgggtccagtcccttggtgactcacttaatgactgcatcacttaacaaccaattttctggtcccattgtggtcgttaagtgaggactacctgcacagtcCCCTTTAACAATGTCATTGAAATTGCTagcctgaaggaaggaaggagtgccACTGAAGACAAGGAGctgctttctctttgtttttcctcATTCCTAACTCCCAAGACTTTGGAGCTGGTTGGCACACCAGAGTTCTGGTGCATGTTGCTAGTGTTCAAACAGGGGCGGTTTGCCACTTCACAAAATGGATGCCCTGATGGGAGTGCAAAAGGGACACTTCCATGAAAACTTGATGGCCAGGCTGGTTCTTGCATGAGCTACAAAGAACCACCTCAGCCAGAGGCTGACCCACAACTCCTGCCTTCTCTGAAacccatagatcagtgtttctcaaccttggcaactttaagccgtgtggacttcgactcccagaattccccagccagctttgcttgctggggaattctgggagctgaagtccacacggcttaaagttgccaaggttgagatactcTGCCATAGATGGATCCCTAAGCATCAGATCTCTCTTGCCTCAGCCCCCAAGCCGAAGGTCTGAGCTCCAGGAGGCCCCGACAAGCTAATTCAGAACCAGGGACCCGACTAGAGGGCAAGATCCATTAGGAAAGAAAACCACGATTAGCAAAGACACCCCCTGTTGGGCACCCAGATGCAGTTGCCGAGTCTCTTACGCGGAAGTGATGGCCCGGTAGCGCTCCTGGCCAGCTGTATCCCAGATCTGCGCCTTCACCGTCTTGTTCTCCACCTGGATGCTGCGCGTCGCAAACTCCACCCCGATGGTACTTTTGCTCTCCAGGTTGAATTCGTTCCGGGTGAAGCGCGACAGCAGGTTGCTCTTCCCCACGCCTGAGTCCCCAATGAGGACAACTGTAAGGAAGCAAGCAGCTTAGGGATTCATCAAAGTACCTCATCATGTTCCATGCTTTTTAAGAAGGGGTTGACCTCCTCCACTTCTTTTGAACCTCGAAGCTTCCAAGAGATTCCGTGGATGGGAACCCTCTGGGTTCTGGGTAGGGCCAACAGACCAGACTTTGCACAAACCAATTTGACATCAGATTTGACTTCAGAACCAGGACAAAGAGGCAGCAGAGCATTTAAACCTCCCAAGATGCTCTATTAACGACCTCAACTTGGCCACTTTAGCAGAAAAAAATTCACCAGCCCAACAGCTTTTACATTCATCCATATGTTTCAGGCTATTTCAGAAAGTGTAGacacacaatgggtttttaacacattaccaATATTGCACCATTTAGCAATAGTAATCTGTGCCCCTTGGACAGATTCACCTTGTAACCACTATGCCTCCCCGCCCTTTCCAAAGtactttaaatcctacatcagttagTCCCTCCATATACCTGAAGAGTAAGCTTCAGCTCACAACTTATgccttatagcagtgtttctcgacctcagtaacttgaagaggtgtggacttcaactcccagaattccccagccagcaatccacacctcttcaagttactgaggtcaagaaacactgccttatagtCAAACCTGTTACTCTTCAGTGGTGCTGCCAGACTCTTTCTGAATGTTATCCATCTGCAAAAGAATACAAGAAGGTAAAGGCAGCTTTACAAAGCAACTTCAGGCCCCTTTATGGAGAGAGCAGCACTCTGGTCTTCTGAGCAAGCCCCAAAAGGGGATCTGAAGGTCAAGCCAGAAAACACCCGCCCGGCTCCTGAGCTGCTGGCTTTGCTTGGCCTCTGCCAGACCTGCATGTGATGTGCGTGGCACGTGGCCCGTCCCACACCTGTCCCGCAAGTTGACAGCGTGGCTTCAGGAAGGAGCCGCCCTGAGGGCCAGCCCTGACTCACTAGCTGAACGCTGTTTGGGCAGCACAAAGGGTGGGGCGGGGGCAGCTCAGTTCACAGGACCAGACGGCCTCCTAGGACATGCTTTAGAGAGCAGCGTCTGCTGGTATGCTGGCATTTTGTgctcttgtttttttaatgcgGGGCGGGAGGTTTCAAGTCTGTGAGTGGTCCAAAGTAGCAGCTCCTGCTACCCTTTGTCCGAAACTGGCCAAAGTGTGTCATAATTTTTGAACGGGGTCCCTGTCCCACCTCCTGCACTACTTCCTACGATGCTCATCTCTGCTTATCCATCAAGCTATGAGAATACACTGGGACTCCCCCTTCCCCCCGCCCAACTTTCTAACCATGGTTACGCCTTCCCAGCAGTAACCATGCTTAGATGCAAAGCCTGATTCAGCAAATACGAACTAGGAACACCCTCCAGGCCAAATGCATACACAAGGCACCGCCCCCAGGCACGATTTGCCCAGCTACTCAACACACTGCTGCGGCTGTGCATCTCGCTTGGTTGGATTTCCCTACTGGCATTTGCCAAAACGGGTTGGTttcaggcagtccagaaggaaagagaaagggtaGGACGCACGTGAAAACCAGGGGGAGCCtccatgtcatgcgctgcctactactgagtaaaacacagacactaattcagggaagatcaggttctggtttatttcagcatagtgcatagctagaaaaagctgagagtgaagggagcgcgccggtacggggtttaaatagcccgcgccagtcagcgccccccccaccttgggttgtgtcatccccccaagtcctgtatgctttgttgccagtaggtgaggggtcgcggggcccctgctggtgccccgggcttctctcataatcgttttcttcctccggccggtgattgctgtcagctgggcgatatcctttgcgctcctgctgacagcttaaggcgtgcctcgtgatccgccctgtctttgtcgctctttcttccccctttgtgttctctttaCTGGTTTTTCTGgctggggtcgttcccttctcctcggggtctgtgtctgttgttgtgcgtcgctttgcttatcttttaatcccttgctcttgtttccatggtattgttatgagtgccattgtgctgatgcattcagctcaacggtgctcatgacatactgcccccctttcgaatggtagccccccccccccggcattccggtttttccgggagagctgtcaaatttttttttttttttgtatttcccgccggagtgctttcacccctccccttgctccgccctctacctcgtttccatcttttgggtgtgttccgagtaagcatgcctcgaccacaccctgcgagtacgcatgcctcgaccacaccctgctcatTCTTGCTCAGttcgtgagaggaggcgtggctggtcgggtgctgtttcaactccaggtaggatcctttttgttttgttgattgttttgttttgatgttcatcgtgttgtcatgtgtgcatcctggccatttgccctctggcgatgcacctatgaccaatctTCCCTCCGCAATGGGCctggagagggtggggggagggtgagtctcaggggggaggaggtctactcaagtcgcaggcttggggggtcccttcccctgggggcgacacgggtggggggggaggcccgaggggggaagtgtgtcctaggggccggttcggctgggcgcccctttggtttgtcggggtacgtcatgtggaatgctcgggtcaggtccggtgccttaacgtgttgagccgccacccattctgggtgggagaagtgtttccattttactaaatagtatagtgtgccccgttgacggcgggaattgagtatttcttttacctcaaaatgttgttggccgtcgatcatcactggggagggcagaggcgtgcttgggtgccatcgggaggtggttgttggtttcaggaggctgctgtggaataccgggtggagtctccatagattgtgcggcaggtccaggcgtactgccaccgggttcactatctgtgttactcgaagcagcccgatatacttaggccccagtttcttcgagggttgaggtgatttcatgaatttggtggacaggtagaccatatcccctacctggaatgtcggttgctggcgccggtgcttgtcggcctgttctttgtaggcggactgtgcttccttcagcgctgccatgattattggccacgattccgctatcttccgtccccagtcactagcacccacttggggtcccgggggttgcggtagctccggtatgggtacgaactcgcgcccggagactacttcgaacggggttttccctgtactcgtgtgaatggcattattgtaggcgacttctgcaaacggaagcaggtcgacccagtcgtcttggtggtaattggtatatgagcgtaggaattgttctagtgtggcattgaggatctctgtggctccgtccgtctggggatgccaggctgtggatagggcttgttgggtcccaatcagttttagaaaagcccgccagaatttcaaggtgaattgtgtgcccctgtcggtcaccacgcgtacgggacatccgtgtaacctgtacacatgtacgaggaaaagtttagccagctgctgggtggacgggactgatgagcaagggatgaagtgtgcctgtttagaaaagtagtctttcaccacccaaatggttgttttcttctggctgggtggtagatctactataaaatccatggagatttcctcccatggtcagGAGGgttccgccaccgtttgtagtagtcccgggggcttacccggtgcccgtttggccatagcgcatatcgggcaggatgctacgtaggccttaacgtcctgtctcaatgcgggccaccagaattgtcgtcgtgttaggtgcaggg of the Candoia aspera isolate rCanAsp1 chromosome 17, rCanAsp1.hap2, whole genome shotgun sequence genome contains:
- the LOC134506647 gene encoding ras-related protein Rab-11A-like, with protein sequence MRGKDDEYDYLFKIVLIGDSGVGKSNLLSRFTRNEFNLESKSTIGVEFATRSIQVENKTVKAQIWDTAGQERYRAITSAYYRGAVGALLVYDIAKYLTYENAERWLKELQDHADANIVIMLVGNKSDLRHLRAVPTDEAKSFAEKNGLSFIETSALDSTNVETAFHNILTEIYRIVSQRQLAGGQPEAEFSHSTTIEPIKVLPTHQEGRQAPCCQNI